The Stratiformator vulcanicus genome has a segment encoding these proteins:
- a CDS encoding GNAT family N-acetyltransferase, whose translation MNSLVARRLRGIEVIGAATEILTRNRSVGRDVGFLDAAEVQWWWVDGGFDDPANQLVWFNQDDRPIAVFFQYDSGPAWEADIFWDAQLEQTVRREVWPVYEELLTALPNDKPAKIMIDGRDVATATTLNELGWHKSEESLVQTVLANNKAVLAATLPHGFQFTDELRRDSSRVHPMTTRKGERVDELLKECSLYRPDLDLHILAPDGTMAGYCLCWLDEKNSVGIFEPVRVEQEFQRRGLGTALMHEGVRKLQRAGANCIKVCYRFGNSAAEALYRKVGFEPVFEKQLYLRN comes from the coding sequence ATGAACAGTCTGGTCGCTCGCAGGCTGAGGGGAATCGAGGTCATTGGAGCGGCAACGGAGATTTTAACCCGGAATCGATCGGTCGGTCGCGATGTCGGCTTTCTGGATGCGGCCGAAGTCCAATGGTGGTGGGTCGACGGCGGTTTCGACGATCCAGCAAATCAACTGGTATGGTTTAATCAAGACGATCGCCCCATTGCCGTATTCTTCCAGTACGACAGCGGCCCGGCATGGGAGGCGGATATCTTCTGGGACGCCCAGTTGGAGCAAACGGTACGGCGAGAGGTTTGGCCTGTCTACGAAGAATTACTGACCGCGCTGCCGAACGATAAGCCCGCAAAAATAATGATCGACGGCCGCGATGTGGCCACGGCGACAACTCTGAACGAACTCGGCTGGCATAAGTCGGAAGAATCGCTGGTGCAGACCGTTCTTGCCAACAATAAAGCTGTGTTGGCAGCTACGCTTCCTCACGGATTTCAGTTCACCGACGAATTGCGTCGTGACTCCTCGCGCGTCCACCCCATGACCACGCGAAAGGGCGAACGTGTCGACGAGCTGCTAAAAGAATGCTCCCTCTACCGGCCAGACCTCGATCTGCACATCCTCGCCCCTGATGGAACGATGGCGGGCTATTGCCTGTGTTGGCTCGACGAAAAAAACAGCGTCGGAATCTTCGAACCTGTTCGAGTGGAACAGGAATTCCAGAGGCGAGGCTTGGGCACTGCATTGATGCACGAAGGTGTCCGCAAACTTCAGCGAGCGGGAGCCAACTGTATCAAGGTCTGCTATCGATTCGGGAACTCGGCTGCAGAGGCCCTGTACCGAAAAGTTGGCTTCGAACCGGTTTTTGAAAAGCAGCTTTATCTCCGGAACTGA
- a CDS encoding heparan-alpha-glucosaminide N-acetyltransferase domain-containing protein, translating to MRYASIDILRALAIFVMVFVHFGENLSGVVMPFAGFGAPLFAFLSGVSYYLWTRGQFSRGKSESEVSKISVRRGLFVFGVGIAFNILVWLPEDTFNWDVLTFIGVGLVVLNFVRRIPKEVIIMMAVASVLISPILRLIIDYNSYWANGYFDPDLTLSDIFIGFGIAGYFPVFPWLAFPLLGYVSSQHLFSREEEAEQSRSQSHYLVATGGLLALTAGLLIQTRPLLPTLVSTNYFGGWTMYPPTIEYICGTIGLTLLLLCVTHRYFDSPTAAENPGHLFAAAKLFSQYAFTVYIVHHLVHVWPMWIYALAVGQEPTYYWMKAMPLWMAMLLAVIFLLFTYLILRRVGQRRTFGVEASMRWVCD from the coding sequence ATGCGTTACGCCTCGATTGATATCCTAAGAGCTCTCGCCATTTTCGTTATGGTCTTTGTGCATTTCGGCGAGAATCTGTCTGGCGTCGTAATGCCTTTCGCGGGCTTCGGGGCGCCCCTCTTCGCGTTCCTATCTGGCGTCAGCTATTACCTTTGGACAAGGGGTCAATTCTCTCGCGGAAAATCGGAGTCCGAGGTTTCCAAAATTTCCGTTCGCCGTGGCCTCTTCGTATTCGGGGTTGGTATCGCTTTCAACATCTTAGTTTGGTTGCCGGAAGACACATTCAACTGGGATGTATTGACGTTTATAGGCGTGGGGCTTGTTGTCCTTAACTTTGTTCGTAGGATTCCCAAAGAGGTCATCATTATGATGGCCGTGGCGTCGGTTCTCATCAGCCCGATACTCAGGCTGATTATTGATTACAACAGCTATTGGGCGAACGGGTACTTCGACCCCGATCTAACGTTATCAGACATCTTCATCGGATTCGGGATCGCCGGGTATTTCCCGGTATTCCCATGGCTGGCTTTTCCACTTCTAGGCTATGTTTCCAGCCAACACCTGTTTTCACGTGAAGAAGAGGCAGAACAATCTAGATCGCAGTCGCACTATCTAGTCGCCACGGGCGGACTTCTCGCATTGACCGCGGGCCTATTGATCCAGACAAGACCTCTTCTACCAACCCTTGTCTCGACCAATTATTTTGGCGGATGGACAATGTACCCGCCGACCATCGAATACATCTGCGGCACCATCGGGCTGACGTTGCTGCTGCTTTGCGTCACACATCGTTACTTCGATAGTCCGACCGCCGCAGAAAATCCCGGTCATTTGTTTGCAGCGGCAAAGCTGTTCAGCCAATATGCATTTACGGTTTATATCGTCCACCACCTTGTCCATGTCTGGCCTATGTGGATTTACGCTCTTGCGGTAGGCCAAGAGCCGACTTATTACTGGATGAAGGCAATGCCGCTATGGATGGCAATGCTGCTCGCGGTCATTTTCCTGTTATTCACCTATCTAATTTTGCGACGCGTTGGCCAGCGAAGAACGTTCGGCGTGGAAGCCTCGATGCGATGGGTTTGCGACTAG